In Leptolyngbya sp. SIO1E4, one DNA window encodes the following:
- a CDS encoding response regulator gives MATHKILVIDDSRVIRMRVRDMLPKGNFEVLEAQDGVEGLNAIREQRPNLIMLDFLLPRMSGWEVFQEVQGQPDLQHIPLVLMSGRKEEVTEKISEPFEFFEFIQKPFEQKELIEAIKGAMVKARKPRPKAAASAGGGDAAEIQALQAQVAKLETEVAQLKGQVAKILAFIRQKLK, from the coding sequence GTGGCAACGCACAAAATCCTAGTCATTGATGACAGTCGCGTTATTCGTATGCGCGTACGGGACATGCTGCCCAAAGGCAATTTTGAAGTCTTAGAAGCCCAAGATGGGGTCGAAGGTTTGAACGCCATCCGTGAGCAACGCCCTAATCTCATCATGCTCGACTTTTTGCTGCCCCGAATGAGCGGTTGGGAAGTCTTTCAGGAAGTTCAGGGGCAGCCCGACCTACAACATATTCCTCTCGTGTTGATGTCTGGACGGAAAGAGGAAGTCACGGAGAAAATATCCGAACCTTTTGAGTTTTTTGAGTTTATTCAAAAACCCTTTGAGCAAAAAGAGCTGATCGAAGCCATCAAAGGGGCAATGGTCAAAGCGCGGAAACCTCGACCAAAGGCAGCCGCTTCTGCTGGTGGTGGAGACGCGGCAGAAATTCAAGCGCTTCAGGCTCAAGTGGCTAAATTAGAAACCGAGGTCGCTCAACTCAAGGGACAAGTCGCGAAGATTCTGGCATTCATCCGGCAAAAGCTGAAGTAG
- the lipA gene encoding lipoyl synthase, whose product MPQSTSEFVNLPAWLRPSIGRASDLSTVQRIIKQRGIHTICEEGRCPNRGECYGNKTATFLLMGPTCTRSCAFCQVDKGHAPMPLDPTEPEKVADSIALLGLQYVVLTSVARDDLPDKGASWFVQTIAAIRARASNTQVEVLTPDFWGGEQAAQRQRQRVATVVQAQPACYNHNVETVKRLQNPVRRGGRYDRSLAVLRYVKELNPQIPTKSGLMLGHGETEAEIIETLQDLRAVDCDRVTLGQYMRPSLAHLPVQKYWTPEEFDHLGAIARSLGFSHVRSGPLVRSSYHAGEAP is encoded by the coding sequence ATGCCTCAATCGACCTCTGAGTTTGTTAACTTACCTGCCTGGTTAAGACCGTCTATTGGCCGGGCCAGTGATCTCTCAACGGTTCAACGCATTATTAAGCAACGGGGCATTCATACCATTTGCGAAGAGGGTCGGTGCCCTAATCGAGGCGAATGCTATGGCAATAAAACCGCTACATTTTTGTTGATGGGGCCAACTTGTACGCGGTCTTGTGCTTTCTGCCAGGTTGATAAAGGCCATGCCCCCATGCCGCTTGATCCTACAGAGCCTGAGAAAGTTGCTGACTCGATCGCATTGTTGGGGTTGCAATATGTGGTGTTAACTTCTGTGGCTCGGGATGATTTGCCTGACAAAGGAGCTAGCTGGTTTGTCCAAACGATCGCGGCCATTCGCGCTCGTGCTTCCAATACCCAGGTAGAAGTCCTAACACCAGATTTTTGGGGTGGGGAGCAAGCTGCCCAACGCCAGCGTCAGCGAGTTGCAACTGTTGTTCAGGCTCAACCTGCCTGCTATAACCACAACGTTGAAACGGTGAAGCGGTTACAAAACCCTGTGCGGCGAGGCGGTCGCTATGATCGCTCACTGGCCGTGCTGCGCTATGTCAAAGAACTGAATCCTCAAATTCCTACAAAATCAGGGCTGATGCTTGGCCACGGCGAGACGGAGGCTGAGATCATTGAAACTTTACAAGATTTACGAGCCGTTGACTGCGATCGCGTCACCCTGGGGCAATACATGCGGCCCTCTTTAGCCCATTTACCCGTACAGAAATATTGGACGCCAGAGGAGTTTGACCATTTGGGGGCGATCGCCCGTTCCCTAGGATTCTCCCATGTGCGCTCTGGCCCGTTAGTTCGCAGTTCTTACCACGCTGGGGAAGCACCTTAA
- a CDS encoding pyridoxine 5'-phosphate synthase, whose translation MPTLGVNIDHIATIRQARLTVEPDPVAAAVLAELGGADGITVHLREDRRHIQERDVRLLRQTVRTHLNLEMAATPEMVDIALDIKPDYVTLVPEKREEITTEGGLDIAGQCDRITQVVSTLQGAGIPASLFIDAEPEQIAASAQTTAKFVELHTGRYAEAHGEAEQAEELNYLKVATQQAISAGLRVNAGHGLTYWNTYPIACIEGMEELNIGHTIISRAALVGMERAVQEMKQVIRGVL comes from the coding sequence TTGCCAACCCTGGGTGTCAATATTGACCATATCGCAACCATCCGGCAGGCTCGCCTTACCGTTGAACCTGATCCTGTGGCGGCAGCAGTGCTTGCTGAACTCGGGGGGGCAGATGGTATTACCGTCCATCTCCGAGAAGATCGCCGTCATATTCAAGAAAGAGATGTCCGCCTCTTGCGACAAACCGTCCGCACCCATTTGAACCTGGAGATGGCAGCCACCCCAGAAATGGTAGACATTGCGCTGGATATCAAACCTGACTATGTGACCCTGGTGCCAGAAAAGCGTGAAGAGATCACGACCGAAGGTGGTTTAGATATTGCTGGCCAGTGCGATCGCATTACTCAAGTTGTCTCAACCCTCCAGGGAGCAGGCATTCCGGCGAGTCTATTTATTGATGCTGAACCGGAGCAGATCGCAGCGTCTGCCCAAACGACCGCTAAATTTGTGGAACTGCACACTGGGCGCTATGCCGAAGCCCATGGTGAGGCTGAGCAAGCGGAAGAATTGAATTATCTGAAAGTGGCGACACAGCAAGCGATCTCGGCAGGGTTACGCGTCAACGCGGGTCATGGCCTGACCTATTGGAATACATATCCCATTGCCTGTATTGAGGGCATGGAAGAACTCAATATTGGCCACACAATCATCAGCCGAGCGGCGTTGGTTGGGATGGAACGAGCTGTGCAAGAAATGAAGCAGGTGATTCGGGGGGTACTCTAA
- a CDS encoding DUF2488 family protein translates to MKTYYYVLASQRFLLEEEPLDEVLRERRRHYQEQEKEIDFWLVKQPAFLEGDGLSEIKARCPQPAVAIISTDPTFVTWLKLRLEYVITGQFEAPSDSIPEPLASLETVH, encoded by the coding sequence ATGAAAACCTATTACTACGTTCTTGCCAGTCAGCGATTCTTGTTAGAAGAAGAGCCCCTCGATGAAGTGCTTCGTGAAAGACGCCGTCATTATCAAGAGCAAGAAAAAGAGATCGATTTTTGGCTCGTCAAACAGCCTGCCTTCCTAGAGGGTGATGGGTTGAGCGAAATCAAGGCTCGCTGCCCTCAACCTGCTGTTGCCATAATTTCTACGGACCCCACCTTTGTCACCTGGCTCAAGCTGAGACTGGAATATGTAATCACGGGACAGTTTGAAGCGCCCTCAGACTCTATTCCTGAACCCTTAGCTTCCTTAGAAACGGTTCATTAG
- a CDS encoding carbohydrate ABC transporter permease, translating into MTVIRYEKKGYRQSPPGPKAQAKRLQNFLKKLPVHIALVVISVVWTLPSVGVLISSLRPRDDVLTNGWWSVFQHPFDFTQLTLANYLTVLTSEGMGQSFLNSLTISIPATIIPIAIATFAAYALAWMSFPGRQLLFITVVALLVVPLQMTFIPILRTYSALGLAGSFWAVWLAHTGYGMPLGIYLLRNYIGSLPRDLIEAASVDGASHLKIFTRLIVPLSMPAIASFAVFQFLWVWNDLLVALVYLGGTPDVAPVTLKLTNIVGSRGQDWHLLTAGAFISMIVPLGVFFALQRYFVRGLLAGSVKG; encoded by the coding sequence ATGACTGTTATTCGCTACGAGAAAAAAGGCTATCGACAATCGCCCCCAGGGCCAAAGGCCCAGGCTAAGCGCCTACAAAACTTTTTGAAGAAACTCCCGGTTCATATAGCATTAGTGGTCATTTCTGTCGTGTGGACGCTGCCCAGCGTGGGAGTGCTCATCAGCTCATTGCGCCCTCGGGATGATGTACTCACCAATGGTTGGTGGTCTGTCTTTCAGCATCCGTTTGACTTTACCCAGTTAACCCTGGCGAACTACCTGACTGTGCTTACGAGTGAAGGTATGGGTCAGTCTTTTTTGAACAGCTTGACGATCTCAATTCCAGCCACCATTATCCCAATTGCGATCGCCACCTTTGCAGCCTATGCCTTAGCGTGGATGTCTTTCCCTGGCCGCCAACTCTTGTTTATTACAGTCGTGGCGCTGCTGGTCGTGCCCCTGCAAATGACCTTTATCCCTATTTTGCGCACCTACAGCGCTCTGGGGTTGGCAGGCAGTTTTTGGGCGGTGTGGCTGGCGCATACTGGCTATGGCATGCCCCTAGGCATTTACCTGTTACGCAACTACATTGGCTCGCTGCCCAGGGATCTGATTGAAGCAGCTTCTGTAGATGGCGCCTCCCATTTAAAAATTTTCACGCGCTTAATCGTGCCCTTGTCGATGCCTGCGATCGCCTCTTTCGCGGTGTTTCAATTCCTCTGGGTCTGGAATGATTTATTGGTAGCACTTGTCTATTTAGGCGGTACACCCGATGTAGCTCCTGTCACCCTTAAGCTCACCAACATCGTCGGGTCACGGGGGCAAGACTGGCACCTGCTGACTGCTGGGGCCTTCATCAGCATGATCGTGCCCTTGGGGGTATTTTTTGCGCTCCAGCGTTATTTTGTCCGGGGTCTCCTGGCAGGGTCCGTAAAAGGGTAG
- a CDS encoding sugar ABC transporter permease, whose protein sequence is MSALVSILNAAIAILLGCGGVIGLFYLANLIIEKAFPSRARQRVLPWVYLAPAMVVLTAYLVLPTVLTLYVSFFDQRSQNFVGIANYVGLLTDKVMWEAFRNNILWLVLVTGISVSLGLLIAVLADRVRYEQVPKTLIFLPMAISFVGASVIWRFVYDYRPADTAQIGLLNALLVSLGVEPVGWLVERSINNLALIAIMIWLQTGFCMVLLSAAVKGIPQEILEAARMDGANEVQIFWRVIIPMIRSTLVVVATTVIILVLKVFDIVFVMTAGNQGTEVIASRMIKEMFNFRDYGRGSAIAVILLIAIIPVMVTNIRRFREQEAIR, encoded by the coding sequence ATGTCTGCTTTGGTCAGCATCCTGAATGCAGCGATCGCCATTCTCCTGGGGTGTGGCGGCGTCATCGGTCTGTTTTATCTTGCTAACCTCATTATTGAAAAAGCCTTCCCCAGCCGAGCCAGGCAACGGGTTTTACCTTGGGTGTATCTAGCCCCTGCCATGGTGGTACTCACTGCTTATTTGGTACTGCCAACGGTGCTGACTCTCTACGTCAGCTTTTTTGATCAGCGATCGCAAAACTTTGTTGGGATTGCTAACTATGTGGGTCTCCTCACCGACAAGGTAATGTGGGAAGCTTTTCGTAACAATATTTTGTGGTTGGTGCTAGTCACCGGTATCAGCGTCAGTTTGGGCCTACTGATCGCGGTTTTAGCAGACCGCGTTCGCTATGAGCAGGTACCCAAGACGTTAATCTTTTTACCCATGGCCATCTCCTTTGTTGGAGCTAGTGTTATCTGGCGGTTCGTGTATGATTATCGGCCAGCTGATACCGCCCAAATCGGCCTTCTGAATGCGCTGTTGGTCAGTCTAGGGGTTGAGCCTGTAGGTTGGCTGGTCGAGCGCTCTATCAACAACTTGGCGCTGATTGCCATCATGATTTGGCTGCAAACGGGCTTCTGCATGGTGCTCTTGTCGGCAGCAGTTAAGGGCATCCCTCAAGAAATCTTGGAGGCGGCTCGGATGGATGGAGCTAACGAGGTGCAGATTTTTTGGCGCGTAATTATCCCGATGATCCGCTCTACCTTGGTGGTCGTCGCGACTACGGTCATTATTCTGGTGTTAAAAGTGTTTGACATTGTTTTTGTCATGACTGCCGGCAACCAGGGGACTGAGGTCATCGCCAGTCGCATGATCAAAGAAATGTTCAATTTTCGAGATTATGGACGGGGGAGCGCGATCGCGGTCATCCTTTTGATTGCCATCATCCCAGTTATGGTCACGAACATCCGTCGCTTCCGAGAACAAGAAGCTATTCGTTAA
- a CDS encoding plastocyanin translates to MRQIAHVIGRFSLACLALAMVVATLVTAAAPASAANYEVKMGSDSGLLVFEPANLTVKAGDTVTWVNNKMAPHNVIFDENQMPGDKDLATKISHDQLTFAPGESYSTTFSADMPAGDYTYFCAPHRGAGMVGKITLEG, encoded by the coding sequence ATGAGACAGATTGCACACGTGATTGGCAGGTTTAGCCTAGCTTGTCTGGCTTTAGCTATGGTGGTTGCCACTCTCGTGACGGCTGCAGCGCCTGCATCTGCAGCGAATTATGAGGTGAAGATGGGATCTGACTCCGGTCTGCTGGTATTTGAACCCGCCAACCTCACGGTTAAAGCGGGCGATACTGTGACCTGGGTCAATAACAAAATGGCTCCTCACAACGTCATCTTCGATGAAAATCAAATGCCGGGTGATAAGGATCTGGCCACCAAAATTTCCCATGACCAGTTGACTTTTGCACCGGGTGAATCCTACTCCACCACCTTTTCCGCTGACATGCCTGCTGGTGATTACACTTACTTCTGTGCCCCCCATCGCGGTGCAGGAATGGTTGGCAAAATCACCCTGGAAGGCTAA
- a CDS encoding cytochrome c-550 — translation MLKRCIWLAAIAVLVISQLFAGPAVAAELDEATRTIKLNEQGDTYVLSLEQVARGRKQFNYACGTCHAAGITKTNPTVGLDPDSLAGALPRRDNLEALVDYIKNPTTYDGLTEIAQLHPSLKSTDIFPKMRSLTEEDLVAISGHILLQPKVIGPLWGGGKSTYSAPGAGEV, via the coding sequence ATGCTTAAAAGATGCATTTGGCTAGCTGCGATCGCGGTATTGGTCATCAGCCAACTATTTGCTGGCCCCGCTGTCGCAGCAGAGCTAGATGAGGCAACTCGTACCATCAAGCTCAATGAACAGGGTGACACCTATGTTTTATCCCTAGAGCAAGTTGCGCGAGGTCGGAAGCAGTTTAACTACGCTTGCGGCACCTGTCATGCTGCTGGGATCACTAAGACAAACCCCACCGTGGGCTTAGATCCAGACAGTTTGGCTGGGGCACTGCCTCGCCGCGATAACCTGGAAGCCTTGGTGGACTACATCAAGAATCCCACTACCTATGACGGCTTGACTGAAATTGCCCAGCTTCACCCTAGTTTAAAAAGTACTGATATTTTTCCGAAGATGCGTAGCCTAACGGAAGAAGACTTGGTGGCAATCTCAGGTCATATTTTGCTGCAGCCCAAAGTAATTGGCCCCCTTTGGGGTGGCGGTAAGAGCACTTATTCCGCTCCGGGTGCCGGAGAGGTTTAG
- a CDS encoding acetyl-CoA carboxylase carboxyltransferase subunit beta, translating to MSLFDWFANRRKSGPISQERQEREIADGLWTKCAACGVMTYTKDLNANQFVCPECGHHHRVFSGDRIQQLIDEGTWQPLDAHIVPQDPLKFQDRKAYSDRIRDMQTRTQLTDAVQTGIGALETLPIGLGVMDFRFMGGSMGSVVGEKLTRLIEHSTHHHLPVIIICASGGARMQEGMLSLMQMAKISGALERHRQARLLYIPVLSHPTTGGVTASFAMLGDIILAEPQATIAFAGRRVVEQTLREKLPDDFQTAEYLLNHGFVDAIVPRTELKATLAKLVRLHQPIPTTPIQPSHITSSSHVTLS from the coding sequence ATGTCTCTGTTTGATTGGTTTGCAAATCGCCGGAAATCAGGTCCTATTAGCCAAGAGCGACAAGAACGCGAAATCGCAGACGGCCTATGGACAAAATGTGCCGCCTGCGGCGTCATGACCTATACCAAAGATTTGAACGCTAACCAATTCGTTTGTCCAGAGTGCGGTCACCACCACCGTGTGTTTAGTGGCGATCGCATCCAGCAGCTCATTGACGAGGGTACTTGGCAACCGTTAGACGCTCATATTGTTCCTCAAGATCCGTTGAAGTTCCAGGATCGCAAAGCCTATAGCGATCGCATCCGCGATATGCAAACTCGGACACAGCTCACAGACGCGGTACAAACCGGTATCGGGGCACTAGAAACCTTGCCCATCGGCTTGGGCGTCATGGACTTCCGCTTTATGGGTGGCAGCATGGGATCAGTCGTTGGCGAAAAGCTCACGCGGTTGATTGAGCACAGCACCCATCACCATTTACCCGTCATCATTATTTGCGCTTCAGGCGGTGCTCGCATGCAAGAAGGCATGCTTAGCCTGATGCAAATGGCCAAGATTTCAGGTGCCTTAGAACGTCACCGTCAGGCCCGCTTACTCTACATTCCGGTGTTGTCTCACCCCACAACAGGCGGAGTCACAGCCAGTTTTGCGATGTTAGGAGACATTATTTTGGCAGAGCCACAAGCCACCATTGCCTTTGCTGGGCGGCGGGTCGTAGAACAAACCCTGCGAGAGAAACTGCCAGACGATTTCCAAACCGCAGAATATTTGCTGAATCATGGCTTTGTAGACGCCATCGTGCCTCGCACAGAATTGAAGGCAACCCTTGCTAAGCTGGTTCGCTTACATCAGCCCATCCCGACAACTCCGATCCAGCCATCCCACATAACCTCTAGCTCTCACGTGACGCTCTCTTAA
- a CDS encoding squalene/phytoene synthase family protein produces MMKISKEVASSEYDAIANDALKDEDNGVWLASLPKSIQSVWIERFYWIRWVDRLAEQDQLVQPGGQQFPAFCQAWQRLRQQRQLSPPDRSWVVLQQIEACWFRGDNYGSFHQMEIEAWDCYMAAILDYHQPTLTLATLEDYEIMLDRLAGACFRLLPFLEDHQRAIVGGFGIIDQFYNNLRDLYEDSRRGICYFPTVLLNRFGVSRQEILDLSCFNNPGYIVLMKYWVDTYLPQLQQRHLARISVKDFHPVWQHLMAWFIYRYRRLERILRACQYNFETFATRYWQVVQQDLRQQAAANQPFPLQPQTLVEAPNLAIFFNPNSSDLAASEPLQLASTTALVQTFG; encoded by the coding sequence ATGATGAAGATTTCTAAAGAGGTCGCCTCTTCTGAATATGATGCGATCGCGAACGATGCTCTCAAAGATGAAGACAACGGTGTTTGGTTAGCGAGTCTACCTAAAAGCATTCAGTCAGTATGGATAGAACGATTTTATTGGATTCGCTGGGTCGATCGGCTGGCTGAGCAAGATCAGCTTGTTCAGCCTGGGGGGCAACAGTTCCCAGCTTTTTGTCAGGCCTGGCAGCGATTACGGCAGCAGAGGCAGCTTTCACCCCCTGATCGATCTTGGGTCGTACTCCAGCAGATTGAGGCCTGCTGGTTCCGGGGGGATAACTATGGCAGCTTCCATCAAATGGAAATCGAGGCTTGGGATTGTTATATGGCAGCCATTTTGGATTATCATCAGCCAACGCTTACGCTAGCAACTTTAGAAGACTATGAGATCATGCTAGACCGGTTGGCAGGAGCCTGTTTTCGACTGCTACCTTTTTTGGAAGACCACCAACGGGCGATCGTCGGCGGGTTTGGAATCATTGACCAGTTTTACAACAACCTTCGGGATTTGTATGAAGATTCTCGCCGAGGAATTTGCTATTTCCCGACGGTCTTGCTGAATCGGTTTGGGGTTTCCCGACAGGAAATTTTAGATTTGAGCTGCTTCAACAATCCCGGGTATATCGTGCTGATGAAGTATTGGGTAGACACCTATTTGCCCCAGTTACAGCAGCGACATCTTGCCAGAATTTCGGTGAAAGATTTTCATCCCGTTTGGCAACACTTAATGGCCTGGTTCATTTACCGATACCGTCGACTGGAGCGCATTTTGCGGGCGTGTCAATACAATTTTGAGACATTTGCAACCCGTTACTGGCAGGTGGTGCAGCAAGATTTGAGGCAGCAGGCTGCCGCTAACCAGCCATTTCCATTGCAGCCGCAGACGCTAGTAGAGGCGCCTAATCTGGCTATCTTTTTCAACCCCAATTCGTCTGACCTGGCTGCGTCAGAGCCCCTACAGCTTGCCTCGACAACTGCTTTAGTCCAAACGTTTGGTTAA
- a CDS encoding prepilin peptidase, whose protein sequence is MDGLASLLIFAFGASVGSFLNVVIYRIPAGLSLLHPPSRCPHCHHRLRPYDNVPVLGWLWLQGRCRYCRAPIAARYPLIEAITGGLFLAAFWQFGLAGATVSAWLLLSWLLALTFIDLDTLTLPNPLTQSGLLLGLIVQTIVVSPGEPWTISAGAQGLMAAVVGAVLGLWIFDLIGGIGSFLMGQTVMGGGDGKLAALLGAWLGWQGMLLSSFLACALGAFIGGGAIFLGLLSRRTPIPFGPFLALGAAIALFWGDRLINGYLQLFFPFAA, encoded by the coding sequence ATTGACGGCCTAGCTTCACTGCTTATCTTTGCGTTTGGGGCATCGGTAGGCAGCTTTCTCAATGTGGTCATTTACCGTATCCCAGCAGGGCTCTCACTTCTACACCCGCCTTCACGATGCCCCCACTGCCACCATCGCCTCCGGCCCTATGACAACGTGCCGGTTTTAGGCTGGCTGTGGCTGCAGGGTCGCTGCCGCTACTGTCGAGCCCCGATCGCGGCCCGGTATCCGCTCATTGAGGCAATTACTGGCGGGTTATTTCTTGCGGCCTTTTGGCAGTTTGGCTTAGCAGGGGCGACTGTCAGCGCCTGGCTTTTGCTGAGTTGGTTGCTGGCCCTCACATTTATCGACCTAGACACCTTGACCTTACCTAACCCATTGACTCAATCTGGCCTTCTGCTTGGCCTGATTGTTCAAACGATTGTCGTTTCCCCCGGGGAACCCTGGACCATATCTGCAGGAGCACAAGGGTTAATGGCCGCGGTGGTGGGGGCCGTGTTAGGGCTTTGGATCTTCGACCTGATTGGCGGTATTGGCTCATTCTTGATGGGGCAAACCGTGATGGGTGGGGGAGATGGCAAACTCGCGGCCTTATTGGGAGCTTGGTTAGGCTGGCAGGGAATGTTGCTGAGTAGCTTCCTGGCATGCGCGTTAGGGGCATTTATTGGTGGTGGCGCCATCTTTCTGGGTCTCCTCAGTCGCAGAACCCCGATTCCCTTTGGCCCCTTTTTAGCCCTCGGGGCCGCGATCGCCCTTTTTTGGGGCGATCGCTTAATTAACGGATATTTACAGCTATTTTTTCCTTTTGCTGCTTAG
- the leuB gene encoding 3-isopropylmalate dehydrogenase: MTQTFRITLLPGDGIGPEIIAVTVEVLKQVGSQLNLAFDFQEALIGGSAIDETGVPLPDATLAACRQSDAVLLAAIGGYKWDTLPRHLRPETGLLGLRAGLALFANLRPATILPQLIDASSLKREVVEGVDIMVVRELTGGIYFGQPKGIFEAETGEKRGVNTMGYKDSEIDRIGRVAFETAQKRQGRLCSVDKANVLEVSQLWRDRITHLATDYADVELSHMYVDNAAMQLVRWPKQFDTIVTGNLFGDILSDAAAMLTGSIGMLPSASLGADGPGVFEPVHGSAPDIAGQDKANPLAQVLSAAMMLRYGLNQPEAAGQIETAVIKVLDQGYRTGDIMADGMTAVGCQEMGDVLLKALA; this comes from the coding sequence ATGACGCAAACTTTCCGCATTACCCTACTCCCAGGCGACGGCATCGGGCCTGAAATCATTGCTGTAACAGTCGAGGTACTGAAACAAGTCGGCAGCCAGCTGAATCTCGCTTTTGATTTTCAGGAAGCCTTAATTGGGGGATCAGCAATTGATGAGACAGGGGTGCCGCTACCTGATGCCACCCTGGCAGCCTGTCGCCAGAGCGACGCGGTGCTATTGGCTGCGATCGGAGGCTACAAGTGGGACACATTGCCCCGTCATCTGCGCCCCGAAACCGGACTACTGGGGTTACGAGCTGGACTTGCACTCTTTGCCAATCTCCGCCCTGCAACCATTCTGCCGCAGCTCATTGATGCCTCCTCCCTGAAGCGAGAAGTGGTTGAAGGGGTAGATATCATGGTGGTGCGTGAACTCACTGGTGGCATCTACTTTGGACAACCCAAAGGCATCTTTGAAGCTGAAACGGGGGAGAAGCGCGGTGTCAACACCATGGGTTACAAAGACAGCGAAATTGATCGCATTGGTCGGGTCGCATTTGAGACCGCCCAGAAACGCCAGGGTCGGCTTTGCTCTGTAGACAAGGCTAATGTGTTAGAAGTCTCGCAGCTTTGGCGCGATCGCATCACCCACCTCGCGACGGATTATGCTGATGTAGAGCTGTCGCACATGTATGTCGATAATGCGGCTATGCAGCTAGTGCGGTGGCCTAAACAATTTGACACTATCGTGACTGGCAACTTATTTGGAGACATTTTGTCAGATGCTGCAGCTATGCTGACGGGCAGCATTGGCATGTTGCCTTCGGCCAGTTTGGGTGCTGATGGCCCTGGCGTGTTTGAACCCGTCCACGGTTCTGCTCCTGACATCGCCGGGCAAGATAAAGCCAACCCCCTTGCACAGGTGCTCAGCGCTGCGATGATGTTGCGCTACGGCCTCAACCAGCCTGAAGCAGCAGGTCAGATTGAAACAGCTGTGATCAAGGTCTTAGATCAGGGCTACCGAACTGGAGATATCATGGCTGACGGCATGACTGCTGTGGGCTGTCAGGAAATGGGGGATGTTTTGTTAAAAGCCCTTGCTTAA
- a CDS encoding esterase: MDYLYFHGFASSPQSAKAQFLKTRFQALGQPLHILDLNQNDFMHLTLSRQIQQGVEWIVGRDQVTLIGSSFGGLTAAWIAQQPSVNNQIQHLVLLAPAFQFLAQWLPRLGAETVTHWQTEGYLAVYHYGMAQKLPLAYTFVVDAQGYDEAHLKTPIPTLILHGRHDEVIDAQASRDYAALRPWVQLTEFDSDHSLANVHQPIWDAIQTFLALPAPS; the protein is encoded by the coding sequence ATGGACTATCTCTATTTCCATGGGTTTGCCTCTAGCCCCCAATCAGCAAAAGCCCAATTTTTAAAGACTCGATTTCAAGCGCTTGGGCAACCCCTGCATATCTTGGATTTGAACCAGAATGATTTCATGCATTTAACCCTGAGTCGACAAATTCAACAGGGGGTAGAGTGGATCGTGGGGCGGGATCAGGTCACGCTAATCGGCTCTAGTTTTGGAGGCCTGACTGCTGCGTGGATTGCCCAACAGCCTTCGGTGAACAATCAAATTCAGCATTTGGTACTCTTAGCACCAGCTTTTCAATTTTTGGCCCAATGGCTTCCTCGGCTAGGGGCAGAGACCGTTACCCACTGGCAAACTGAGGGTTACTTAGCGGTTTATCACTACGGGATGGCGCAGAAGCTTCCCCTCGCTTATACCTTTGTGGTAGATGCTCAAGGCTATGACGAGGCGCATCTCAAAACCCCGATCCCCACGCTAATTCTCCACGGGCGTCATGATGAAGTGATTGATGCGCAGGCCAGCCGAGACTATGCAGCCCTGCGTCCCTGGGTGCAGCTCACAGAATTTGATAGCGACCACAGCCTTGCCAATGTTCATCAGCCCATTTGGGACGCAATTCAGACGTTTTTAGCACTCCCTGCTCCGAGTTAG